A single genomic interval of Shewanella psychropiezotolerans harbors:
- a CDS encoding sensor domain-containing diguanylate cyclase, producing the protein MDKLTEIKAPDLLSFLSNNSPMLQLMIDTLPVPIFYKDVAGVYLGCNKAFEDFIKLTREQMIGRSVYELFDKELADVYQQADHALFDEPGIQVYEKQIRSTEGDELFVKFHKTSFFDQDNQVAGLIGVIFDITEQKRLEAVLTKQASFDDLTGLFNRREGLKQGEVIHKIASRGEGHLAVLMLDLDHFKQVNDKHGHQVGDRALQFVAKILRDNSRMSDVLIRYGGEEFMIIISGSSEDGAAALAEYYRVSLANSPMLLDDGKPLRLTVSIGLSYFRHQSLGQLIHEADTALYEAKRRNRNTVCSF; encoded by the coding sequence ATGGATAAATTGACCGAGATAAAAGCGCCCGATCTGTTATCGTTTCTATCGAATAACAGTCCTATGCTACAGCTGATGATAGACACCTTGCCAGTGCCTATCTTCTATAAAGATGTTGCCGGGGTTTATCTTGGTTGTAATAAGGCCTTCGAAGATTTTATCAAACTCACTAGGGAGCAGATGATAGGTCGCAGCGTTTACGAGCTGTTCGACAAAGAGCTAGCCGATGTTTACCAGCAAGCCGATCATGCCTTGTTCGATGAACCTGGCATTCAAGTCTATGAGAAACAAATTCGTTCCACAGAAGGTGACGAGTTGTTCGTTAAATTCCATAAGACCAGTTTTTTTGATCAGGATAACCAGGTTGCCGGCCTTATCGGGGTGATTTTTGACATCACCGAGCAAAAAAGGCTCGAAGCCGTATTAACTAAGCAAGCCAGCTTCGACGATCTCACCGGACTCTTTAATCGCCGTGAAGGACTGAAGCAGGGAGAGGTGATACATAAGATAGCCTCTCGCGGAGAGGGTCATTTAGCTGTGCTGATGTTAGATCTCGATCATTTTAAGCAAGTGAACGATAAACATGGTCATCAGGTAGGCGACCGCGCACTGCAGTTCGTTGCAAAAATCCTCAGAGATAACAGTCGTATGTCTGATGTGCTGATCCGCTATGGCGGCGAAGAGTTTATGATCATCATATCGGGGAGTAGCGAAGATGGTGCTGCGGCATTGGCCGAGTATTACCGGGTAAGTTTAGCCAACAGCCCCATGTTATTAGATGATGGAAAACCGCTTAGATTAACCGTTAGCATCGGCCTGTCTTACTTCCGCCATCAATCTTTAGGTCAATTGATCCATGAAGCGGATACCGCCCTATATGAAGCAAAACGTAGAAACAGAAATACTGTGTGTAGCTTCTAG
- a CDS encoding cupin domain-containing protein → MTTKKFSSADFGETKSSLKAHLPQVLAHKAVENDDVSNTFSKERKHPVHIVNLPSNSISMTIGGLLPGDRSNRHRHSYETLAYILEGEGYSMIEDQKIEWQAGDVIYIPNWAWHHHVNTNSTSPAKYLACENAPMLQNLGQLAIREEA, encoded by the coding sequence ATGACAACTAAAAAATTCAGCTCAGCAGATTTCGGTGAAACCAAGTCGAGTTTAAAAGCGCATCTGCCGCAAGTATTAGCCCATAAAGCGGTTGAGAATGACGATGTCAGCAACACTTTTTCTAAAGAGCGTAAGCATCCGGTGCATATCGTCAACTTGCCGAGTAACTCTATCAGCATGACCATCGGCGGTTTGTTGCCAGGTGATAGATCTAATCGCCACCGCCACAGCTATGAAACCTTGGCTTATATCCTCGAAGGAGAAGGTTACTCCATGATTGAAGATCAAAAAATCGAATGGCAGGCCGGTGATGTCATCTATATCCCTAACTGGGCCTGGCATCACCATGTGAATACCAACTCAACCTCCCCGGCTAAATACCTGGCCTGTGAAAATGCGCCCATGTTACAGAACCTTGGCCAACTGGCTATCAGAGAGGAAGCATGA
- a CDS encoding LysR substrate-binding domain-containing protein — MELRHFRYFKVVAELQHFHQAADALCISQPALSNQIKQLEDELGTKLFNRVGRRVEISEAGSLVLASITHILNDVDRMKDAVAEIKSGVAGTLRVGVIQSVNALYAQELALAFDSMCPNVSLCIEELSNDEITTKVEQGELDIGIGFAHGPVYKNLAFTELFKEKWSLICSLSHADSAKRLLNSEAHDLKAILLPNHFETRRIVNKYFLEHNIPVNNITELNSIIRILAFVRNSRSFTILPSSFAALSSTEPLQSFDLSSAITPRVVGMLQAQNRITKRSASIFANILSEQLSGSLG, encoded by the coding sequence ATGGAACTCAGACATTTTCGTTATTTCAAGGTGGTTGCTGAGCTACAGCATTTTCATCAGGCCGCCGACGCCTTGTGTATCTCACAGCCGGCACTGTCGAATCAGATCAAACAGTTGGAAGATGAACTCGGTACTAAATTATTTAACCGAGTGGGCAGACGCGTCGAAATTTCCGAAGCCGGTAGCCTGGTTCTGGCATCGATAACCCATATTTTGAATGACGTAGATAGAATGAAAGATGCGGTAGCCGAAATAAAATCAGGTGTGGCGGGAACGCTGCGAGTCGGGGTGATCCAGTCCGTTAATGCCTTATATGCTCAAGAGCTGGCTCTGGCCTTCGACAGTATGTGTCCCAATGTCTCCCTTTGCATAGAGGAGCTGTCTAATGATGAGATCACCACTAAGGTGGAACAAGGAGAGCTGGATATCGGCATTGGTTTCGCCCATGGACCCGTTTACAAGAATCTGGCCTTTACCGAGCTGTTCAAAGAAAAATGGAGCCTCATCTGTTCACTGTCCCATGCAGATTCGGCTAAACGTCTGTTAAACAGTGAAGCACACGATCTTAAGGCCATACTGCTACCTAATCATTTCGAAACCCGCAGGATAGTGAATAAATACTTTCTCGAGCATAATATCCCGGTCAATAACATCACTGAGCTCAACTCCATCATTCGTATTCTGGCATTTGTACGTAACAGTCGCTCCTTTACCATACTGCCGAGTTCATTCGCGGCGCTATCAAGCACAGAACCGCTGCAGTCATTTGACTTGAGTTCGGCCATCACCCCCAGAGTTGTCGGCATGCTACAGGCACAAAACAGGATCACTAAGCGATCCGCTAGTATATTTGCTAACATTTTGAGCGAGCAACTTTCGGGATCTTTAGGCTAA
- a CDS encoding efflux RND transporter periplasmic adaptor subunit yields MKFKLNHLSSALMAAAITLSVFSLSSLLPTNSAWASSDHGHEEKEKEEHAPEGPHGGRLLQSGAFAIEITMAESGIPPEMRVYAYHKGEPVAPGDVQLEILLKRLGGKTDQVSFIAEDDYLVSKVSVAEPHSFEVEVDADFNGKSFDWHYDNFMGRTEINDRLLKLSGVQTQLAKATQLTFIDTLFGIVAPIADKQFSVNAPYAGVIEQLHVSIGDSVVKGQVIATVRNSSTLQTYAVKSPANGQVTEQLLSLGDNTYNRALIRISDLSSVWIDLSAFPKSIGKLALGQRVSIGDDHGNAHGAESDTNDAHSSASASSTISYIAPTMTGGHIARVRAVIDNGHGHWRPGMHIQADIETRIKQVPLAVRVDALQNFMDKPAVFVKHGNTFEVRMLSLGESDGVYVEVLAGLDSDVEYVTENSYLLKADIMKDAAKHVH; encoded by the coding sequence ATGAAATTTAAACTCAATCATCTTTCATCGGCACTCATGGCTGCGGCCATCACCTTATCGGTATTTAGCTTATCGAGTCTGCTGCCGACTAACTCAGCCTGGGCCAGTAGCGATCACGGCCATGAAGAGAAAGAAAAAGAGGAGCATGCTCCCGAAGGCCCACACGGAGGCAGATTACTTCAAAGCGGAGCGTTCGCCATCGAGATCACTATGGCCGAATCGGGTATTCCGCCTGAGATGCGGGTCTATGCCTACCATAAGGGTGAGCCAGTCGCGCCCGGTGACGTACAGCTCGAGATCTTACTCAAACGTCTGGGCGGTAAAACCGACCAAGTCAGTTTCATCGCCGAAGATGATTATCTGGTCAGCAAGGTCAGTGTGGCCGAGCCTCACTCATTCGAGGTCGAGGTCGATGCCGACTTTAACGGTAAAAGCTTCGATTGGCATTACGACAACTTCATGGGCCGCACCGAGATCAATGACAGACTGCTCAAGCTGTCTGGTGTACAGACTCAGCTTGCCAAGGCGACACAGCTCACCTTCATCGACACCCTGTTTGGTATCGTCGCACCGATTGCCGACAAACAGTTTAGCGTTAATGCCCCCTATGCCGGTGTGATTGAGCAGCTACACGTCAGTATCGGCGACTCGGTGGTAAAGGGCCAAGTCATCGCCACAGTGCGCAACTCCAGCACCTTGCAAACCTATGCGGTCAAGAGCCCGGCCAATGGCCAGGTCACCGAGCAGCTATTGAGTCTGGGCGACAACACTTATAACCGCGCCTTAATCCGCATCAGCGACCTATCCAGCGTATGGATAGACCTGTCAGCCTTTCCTAAGAGCATAGGCAAACTAGCTCTGGGTCAGAGAGTCTCCATAGGTGATGACCATGGCAATGCTCATGGCGCTGAGAGTGACACAAACGACGCACACTCCAGTGCATCTGCCAGCAGCACCATCAGTTATATCGCCCCGACGATGACGGGAGGTCACATCGCTCGGGTGCGTGCGGTTATCGATAACGGTCACGGCCATTGGCGTCCGGGTATGCACATTCAGGCTGACATAGAGACCCGCATCAAGCAGGTTCCCCTGGCCGTGCGCGTCGATGCCCTGCAGAACTTCATGGATAAACCCGCCGTCTTCGTCAAACATGGCAATACCTTCGAGGTGCGCATGCTGAGCTTAGGTGAGAGCGATGGCGTATATGTCGAAGTGCTGGCTGGCCTGGATAGTGACGTCGAGTATGTCACCGAGAACAGCTACTTATTGAAGGCGGACATCATGAAAGATGCCGCTAAACACGTACACTAG
- a CDS encoding TolC family protein produces the protein MKRYQEITLVACRRGLVTVSLCAFSLFAGLFSHQGLAQTDLNQAQGEITLPWVLEQTLLHNPQLQRYPYELRINEALTLQAGLTPNPEFSVEVENILGTGEMQGVDNAEITLGLSQIIELGDKRQHRIDFAQAEERQRLSEYELLRLDILAETTQRYYQVLRLQALQDWNAKRILVEQEALSAIESRAKAGAVTQADVSKMALRLSRSEAIQYGLDGEAQLARLGLASMWSSEAHFALVAGELVPLHAFPTAASVLNAMETAPQYLQLLSIERVMYAKRRMEESKAQSDITLGLGVRSYDGFDDGALMFNFSMPIALSNPNQGNIMAARAKEEMAMEQQRLARGQLRLSLLEIHLTMVNNAKQAKRLQQRLIPLANRLLKDTQTAYQTGQVNVLLLADAQSELFSLQRELIEAKVGVYQGRLELERITGQSMTATLDNIKPLVAQEHR, from the coding sequence GTGAAGAGATACCAAGAGATCACTCTCGTGGCCTGCCGTCGTGGCCTAGTCACTGTGAGTCTGTGTGCGTTTTCACTGTTTGCAGGCCTATTTTCACACCAAGGCCTGGCGCAAACAGATTTAAACCAAGCCCAAGGAGAAATTACTCTGCCTTGGGTGCTCGAACAAACCTTATTACACAACCCCCAACTGCAACGCTATCCCTATGAGCTTAGGATCAATGAAGCCCTCACTCTACAGGCTGGGCTCACCCCTAATCCTGAGTTTTCGGTGGAAGTCGAAAACATTCTGGGTACAGGCGAAATGCAGGGAGTCGATAACGCCGAAATCACCTTAGGCTTAAGCCAAATCATCGAACTTGGTGATAAACGCCAGCATCGAATCGATTTCGCTCAAGCCGAAGAACGTCAAAGGCTCAGCGAGTATGAGCTGTTACGTTTGGATATATTGGCTGAAACAACCCAAAGATATTATCAAGTTCTGCGTCTTCAGGCCCTACAAGATTGGAATGCCAAGCGTATTCTCGTCGAGCAAGAAGCCTTAAGCGCGATAGAGTCACGGGCCAAGGCAGGCGCTGTCACTCAGGCTGACGTGAGCAAGATGGCCCTGCGTCTATCACGCTCAGAAGCGATTCAATATGGTCTCGACGGTGAGGCTCAGCTTGCCAGACTCGGTCTAGCCTCCATGTGGTCAAGTGAAGCACATTTCGCTCTGGTCGCCGGTGAGCTTGTCCCATTACACGCCTTTCCTACGGCTGCGAGTGTGCTCAATGCCATGGAGACGGCGCCTCAATACCTGCAACTGCTCAGTATCGAGCGGGTCATGTATGCCAAACGGCGCATGGAGGAGTCGAAGGCGCAATCTGACATCACCTTAGGATTAGGGGTCCGTAGCTATGACGGTTTCGACGACGGCGCTTTGATGTTTAACTTCTCTATGCCCATTGCGCTATCTAACCCGAATCAGGGCAACATAATGGCTGCCCGCGCTAAGGAAGAGATGGCGATGGAGCAACAGAGGCTGGCCCGGGGTCAACTCAGGCTGTCCTTACTTGAAATCCATCTGACCATGGTCAATAACGCCAAACAGGCGAAACGACTTCAGCAGCGTCTGATCCCCTTAGCCAATCGACTGCTTAAAGACACACAGACCGCCTACCAGACCGGTCAAGTCAATGTGCTATTGCTAGCCGATGCTCAATCTGAGCTGTTTAGCCTCCAACGCGAGCTTATCGAGGCCAAAGTCGGTGTCTATCAAGGCAGACTCGAACTCGAGCGCATCACAGGGCAATCTATGACCGCCACTCTCGATAACATCAAGCCATTAGTGGCACAGGAACACAGATAA